The stretch of DNA GGCCTCGCTAGCTTCCTGAAGGGCCATAACAGCCGAGCTCTGGAAGCGCAGATCGGTCTTGAAGTCCTGTGCAATCTCACGAACCAAACGCTGGAATGGTAGCTTGCGGATCAGCAGCTCAGTGGACTTCTGGTAGCGACGGATCTCACGCAGAGCAACAGTTCCTGGCCGATAACGATGCGGCTTCTTGACTCCGCCGGTGGCTGGGGCGCTCTTGCGAGCGGCTTTGGTAGCCAACTGCTTGCGGGGAGCTTTTCCTCCGGTGGACTTACGGGCGGTTTGCTTGGTACGAGCCATTGTAGTTGATTGGTTTC from Armigeres subalbatus isolate Guangzhou_Male unplaced genomic scaffold, GZ_Asu_2 Contig120, whole genome shotgun sequence encodes:
- the LOC134202394 gene encoding histone H3, producing the protein MARTKQTARKSTGGKAPRKQLATKAARKSAPATGGVKKPHRYRPGTVALREIRRYQKSTELLIRKLPFQRLVREIAQDFKTDLRFQSSAVMALQEASEAYLVGLFEDTNLCAIHAKRVTIMPKDIQLARRIRGERA